DNA from Paraburkholderia sp. PGU19:
GCAGCTTGAGCGCCGTCGCCTTGCCGATGCCGCTGCCCGCGCCCGTCACGAGCGCTACTTTGTTTGCTTGCGTTGTCTCTGCTGTCTGCGTCACACCGTCTCTCCAGGTCGTGCTGCCCGCGACGCGGCGCGACGCAGGCCCGTCAATCGAGCGCGCGGTCGTTCGGCTTCGCGAACAGCTGTTTCATCTCCGCCGACAGCGGGTAGTTCAGGTTGATGCCCTTCGGCGGAATGGGTTGCGTGAACCACTTCTGATAAAGGTTCGCCGCTTCGCCGGAAGTTTGCAAGCGCGCGATCACGCCGTCGACCAGTTTCTTGAAGCCCGGATCGTCCTTGCGGAACATACAGCCATACACTTCCGACATCGGCGACGTGCCTGTGATCACGTAGTCGTCCGCGTTCGCCTCTTTCGCTTTCGCGCCGTACAGCAGCGGATCGTCCATCACGAACGCGACGGCGCGCCCCGTCTTGACGTTGAGGAAAGACTCGGCGTGATCCTTCGCGCTGATGAGGCGCATGTTCATCGACTTCTCGACGTTCATCTGCCGCAGCAGACGCTCTTCCGACGTGCCCGCCGTCGTCACGACCGTCTTGTTGGCGAGATCGCCGAAGTCTTTCACGCCCGAGTCCTTCTTCACGATCATGCGCACGCCGTACTGGAAGAAGCTGTTCGAGAACGCGGCCTGGTTGTCGCGCTCTTTCGTGTGCGTGGTCGAGCCGCATTCGATATCGATCGTGCCGTTCTGCACGAGCGGAATACGGTTTTGCGACGTGATAGGAATCTCGCGCACCTTGAGGTCGGGTAGCTTCAGCTCTTTTTTCACCTCGTCGACGATCTTCAGCGCGATCGCCTGCGAATAGCCGATCACGTGCTGCTCCTCGTCGTAGTACGAGAACGGCACCGACGATTCGCGCACGCCGAGCGAAATCGCGCCCGTTTCGCGGATCTTCTTCAAGGTCGCGCTCGAGTCCTGCGCGTGCGCGTTGCCGCCCGCGAGGGTGACTGCGATCAGTGCCGCGAGCGTTGCGTGCTTCGTCATCGTTGTTTTCATGGTCTCTCCGGTGATGGATGTGTGTGCAACGAAATCAGCGGTCGTATGCGTAGGCATCGATATCGACGGAAGGCGCGCGGCCCGCGATCATATCCGCGATCACGCGCGCGCTGCCGCACGCGAGCGTGAAGCCCAGCGCGCCGTGTCCCGTGTTGAGCCAGAGGTTGCGATACGGCGTCCTGCCGATCAGCGGCTTCGAATCGGGCGTCGCGGGACGATGGCCGCACCAGGTCTGCGCGCTCGCGTAGTCGCCGGCGGCGGGGAAGATTTCCTGCGCCTGGCACTTCAGCAGTTCGACGCGCCCTGCCCGCTGCGCGTCGCTCAGACCCGCAATCTCGACCATGCCCGCAATCCGCAAGCGCCCGCCAAGCGGCGCATAGACGATCTTTCGATGCAGGTCCGTCACGCTGACGCGCGGCGTGTGCAGCGGATCGGCGTTGTGAATCGTCAGGCTGTAGCCCGTCAGCGGGTAGACGGGCAGACGCATGTCGAGCGCATCGAGCAACGGCACGCTGCCAAGCCCGAGCGCGACGACGAACGCATCGGCTTCGATATCGCCTGCCGCTGTGCGCGCCGCGACGATCCGCCCGCTTTCGCTGACGAGTTCGCGCACGGGCGTCTCGTAGCGGATCGTCACGCGATGCCGCCGCTGCAGCGCATCCGCGAGCGCAACGCCGAAGCGATGACAATCGCCCGCTTCTTCCGACGGCGTATGGATGCCGCCCGCAATCAGCGGCTGCGCGTGTGCAAGCGCAGGTTCGAGTGCCACACACGCATTGCCGTCGAGCGCACGCTGATTCGAGCCCGCCGCGACGAGCAGTTCCATCTTGCGGCGCGCGCGCTCGAACTCGTGCGGGTCGCGATAGACGACGAGCTTGCCGTTGCGCACGTA
Protein-coding regions in this window:
- a CDS encoding glutamate/aspartate ABC transporter substrate-binding protein, which translates into the protein MTKHATLAALIAVTLAGGNAHAQDSSATLKKIRETGAISLGVRESSVPFSYYDEEQHVIGYSQAIALKIVDEVKKELKLPDLKVREIPITSQNRIPLVQNGTIDIECGSTTHTKERDNQAAFSNSFFQYGVRMIVKKDSGVKDFGDLANKTVVTTAGTSEERLLRQMNVEKSMNMRLISAKDHAESFLNVKTGRAVAFVMDDPLLYGAKAKEANADDYVITGTSPMSEVYGCMFRKDDPGFKKLVDGVIARLQTSGEAANLYQKWFTQPIPPKGINLNYPLSAEMKQLFAKPNDRALD
- a CDS encoding D-amino acid dehydrogenase; this translates as MHVCVLGAGVVGLTTAWSLARDGHDVTIVEARGGAALEASFANGGQLSYSYVAPLADPAVLPKVPAWLWQRDSALRFIPRFDVQQWRWCIAFLLACRSRRARQTALEMLSLGALSKAALHEIVERESIAFDYVRNGKLVVYRDPHEFERARRKMELLVAAGSNQRALDGNACVALEPALAHAQPLIAGGIHTPSEEAGDCHRFGVALADALQRRHRVTIRYETPVRELVSESGRIVAARTAAGDIEADAFVVALGLGSVPLLDALDMRLPVYPLTGYSLTIHNADPLHTPRVSVTDLHRKIVYAPLGGRLRIAGMVEIAGLSDAQRAGRVELLKCQAQEIFPAAGDYASAQTWCGHRPATPDSKPLIGRTPYRNLWLNTGHGALGFTLACGSARVIADMIAGRAPSVDIDAYAYDR